From a single Methylacidiphilum kamchatkense Kam1 genomic region:
- a CDS encoding TolC family protein, with product MKTQPKIKPSYPFFLLELLVFCLCFFCLPPSLKGQSDKFNFSITIQNLIEEAYRRNPEILYYEAGIEAAKGQSIQAKILPYPEIVGYAGPWFSSPGQGEKAGGATGFYQEYEIVQPFFFPGKMDILKAISDKDGELARLWLNQFKLSLRAQVASLAYQLAVAEVNAKATQEIVNQSKELIDFLAKRPKIGIQGLLDLRIIQGSLVDFQRMYSEQEQLKKTVFAQLNAILGYPPEHPLPQNILPPVQWPTVPDLKKLLDLASKQNNFIKMRVVEIERAGKVIDSAKLANMPDFGLGPYFIQEKGTNNNIGPGVIFTSGVPLWNQNRGNILTSEARKEQAISMLASTWRMVQSAINSRLEVYKQATSLLAKQPLSLLEELRSAVHLAERQYRVGALPVQTFLEMQRQYIFSALTLRTAQIDAAVAFYDLQTLTGGEWSK from the coding sequence ATGAAAACACAACCCAAAATTAAGCCTTCTTACCCTTTTTTCCTTCTTGAACTCCTGGTCTTCTGTCTCTGTTTTTTTTGTCTTCCTCCTTCTTTGAAAGGTCAATCGGATAAGTTTAACTTTTCCATTACGATTCAGAATCTCATAGAAGAAGCCTACCGGAGGAATCCAGAAATACTTTATTATGAAGCAGGGATCGAAGCAGCTAAAGGGCAATCGATCCAAGCAAAAATTTTACCCTATCCAGAAATTGTTGGTTATGCAGGCCCATGGTTTAGCTCCCCAGGCCAGGGAGAAAAAGCAGGCGGGGCAACAGGTTTTTACCAGGAATACGAAATCGTTCAGCCCTTTTTCTTCCCTGGTAAAATGGACATTCTTAAAGCCATTTCAGACAAAGATGGAGAATTAGCAAGGCTTTGGTTAAATCAATTTAAGTTAAGCTTAAGAGCGCAAGTGGCAAGCCTGGCTTATCAGCTGGCTGTCGCCGAAGTGAATGCCAAAGCAACACAAGAAATTGTCAACCAAAGCAAAGAACTAATCGATTTTTTAGCAAAGCGCCCAAAAATCGGGATCCAGGGGCTGCTAGATCTAAGGATAATCCAGGGAAGTTTAGTTGATTTTCAGAGAATGTACAGTGAGCAGGAACAATTAAAAAAAACAGTGTTTGCTCAACTTAATGCTATTCTTGGCTATCCTCCAGAGCATCCTCTTCCTCAAAATATTTTACCACCTGTCCAATGGCCTACTGTTCCTGATCTAAAAAAGCTTCTTGATTTGGCAAGCAAACAAAACAATTTCATCAAAATGCGAGTGGTGGAAATCGAACGAGCTGGGAAAGTAATCGATTCGGCAAAGCTGGCGAATATGCCAGATTTTGGTCTTGGTCCTTATTTCATTCAGGAAAAAGGGACAAACAACAATATTGGTCCAGGAGTGATTTTTACTAGTGGTGTTCCTCTTTGGAATCAGAACCGTGGAAATATTCTTACCTCTGAAGCAAGAAAAGAGCAGGCGATTTCCATGCTCGCTTCAACTTGGAGAATGGTTCAAAGTGCGATCAACTCCAGATTAGAAGTATATAAACAAGCAACAAGCTTATTAGCTAAACAGCCACTATCCCTTTTGGAAGAACTTCGTTCGGCCGTCCATCTTGCCGAAAGACAGTACCGGGTCGGAGCACTGCCTGTGCAAACATTCCTGGAAATGCAAAGACAATATATCTTCAGTGCGCTTACTTTAAGAACCGCACAGATCGATGCAGCGGTTGCTTTCTATGACCTACAAACCCTTACTGGTGGAGAATGGTCAAAATAA
- a CDS encoding TolC family protein: protein MKIGYGIQLLSTWMVYFIAFNCLYGGENKERLLKKLVDQALTVDPTVHYFYMEIEAAKGQQIQARLFPFPQFIGYIGPWNSSGSINAPSAFIPYGYQLYQLYQPLPFPGKLKSHKEIALLDREIAELVFLRYKLFLAFKVYSLVYSIGLTNENLRVTDEIIERLSALIAFLSQRPKIGIQGLIELRILQGSLISFLQSQRDQQQNLTTLKSQLNALLNQSPLSPLPSNILPERTFPKLSLESLRRSALTHNPTILINDLLIHRAEKELYLARLNAYPDFTAGPFWEYNKGINTDQGGGITFTVGIPFSGSNVPGQAGFAWTTNKGNIVSAQAKVSQAHSIYNATVQMIDSLLGSRFAVYEKAREQLLSLPSEKILEKLKQAASIAERQYRVGSIDINRFLAVQKQYQAVSLSIRSTEINLLSAFYELENIAGIEPSQTIF from the coding sequence ATGAAAATAGGTTATGGCATACAACTGCTCAGTACCTGGATGGTCTATTTTATCGCCTTTAATTGCTTATATGGAGGAGAGAATAAAGAAAGACTTTTAAAAAAGCTGGTTGATCAAGCCCTTACAGTCGATCCCACTGTCCATTATTTTTATATGGAAATCGAAGCGGCAAAAGGTCAACAAATTCAGGCTAGATTATTTCCTTTCCCTCAATTCATCGGATATATTGGGCCATGGAATAGCAGTGGCTCTATTAATGCTCCTTCGGCTTTCATTCCCTATGGCTATCAGTTATACCAACTTTACCAACCCCTTCCATTTCCTGGAAAGCTGAAATCTCATAAAGAAATAGCTCTTCTAGACCGGGAAATTGCCGAGCTTGTTTTTTTGAGATACAAACTATTTTTGGCCTTCAAAGTCTACTCCCTTGTTTACAGCATAGGGCTTACCAACGAAAATCTTCGAGTAACAGACGAAATCATTGAAAGGCTATCGGCGTTGATTGCTTTTTTGTCACAAAGACCGAAGATTGGTATACAAGGCCTTATTGAATTAAGAATTCTTCAGGGAAGTTTAATTAGTTTTCTCCAGAGCCAAAGGGATCAGCAACAAAACCTGACCACTCTCAAATCTCAACTCAACGCTCTTTTAAATCAATCTCCCTTAAGCCCCTTACCTTCGAATATCCTTCCTGAGAGAACTTTCCCTAAATTAAGTCTGGAATCTCTACGACGTTCGGCATTAACTCATAACCCCACAATTCTTATCAATGATCTTTTAATACACAGGGCTGAAAAAGAGCTCTATTTAGCTAGGCTAAATGCCTATCCAGACTTCACTGCTGGTCCTTTCTGGGAATACAACAAAGGAATCAATACCGATCAGGGAGGTGGAATTACTTTTACTGTAGGGATTCCTTTCAGCGGTTCGAATGTTCCAGGTCAAGCCGGATTCGCATGGACTACGAACAAAGGAAACATTGTCAGTGCGCAAGCAAAAGTATCCCAGGCTCATTCTATATACAATGCTACCGTTCAAATGATTGATTCTTTGCTTGGCTCTCGCTTTGCTGTTTATGAAAAAGCTCGAGAACAGCTCCTGTCATTGCCTTCGGAAAAAATTTTAGAAAAGCTGAAACAGGCGGCATCTATTGCAGAAAGACAGTATCGAGTGGGATCGATTGATATTAACCGGTTCCTTGCCGTCCAAAAACAATACCAAGCAGTTTCTTTATCAATCAGAAGTACTGAAATCAATCTGCTCTCAGCTTTTTACGAATTAGAGAACATTGCCGGAATAGAACCTAGCCAAACTATATTTTAA
- a CDS encoding efflux RND transporter permease subunit, giving the protein MTRKIIFLSIEKKEIVLGLAIVLFIVGLWSFFHLPIDAVPDLSNVQVQINTYVPAFAPEEVEKLITFPIEIEMGGIPGLETIRSLSKFGLSQVTLIFRDGTDIYRSRQLVGERLLVASSKIPPNITPTMAPIATGLGEIFNYIIRYKEGADKPSSELLQLIELRLLQEYTIRPMLRRVAGVADVNTSGGYQKLILVEPDPSRLTNVGLTIGEFGHIVGQNTEIAGGGVIDKAGEQLTVRSLGRVNTLDEIAIIPIKYAGGSRPVLVRDVAKVEVGGNIRVGAATYNGAEAVLGTVMMLIKENSRTVSERVSKQLELIQQRIPPSFEIIPVYNRADVVNATIRTVTHNLMEGALLVTAIIFVLLGNWRSSLLIASVIPMSFLFAITIMCWLGLSGNLMSLGAIDFGLIVDGAVVVTENVLRRLSVKEALLARPISPEEKRKEIFDATLQVIGSVFFGILIITVVYLPILTLSGIEGKTFRPMAITVIFILSGSLLLSLTYVPTVAVLGLKAQKEMKETFVVSVLKKAYLLVLHWTLASGKWIVLPAALLLIAAAFLAFGRLGTEFIPRLDEGSIAAMIYRAWSSDLPSSVAMEKKTEKMLLEKFPEIKCIFSRVGTSEIATDPMPPNENDIYLMLKPKDMWRKKNGKPISKEELIELINKEISYRVPGQKILFSQPIETRFNEMLEGVRTDLSIKWFGEDYDILTNLAKQTEAIVKSIPGTLETQIQAEGDAPSLEFIPDRELMAKYNIEASEMNSAIYSAMAGNPVGLMIDGEKRFPITIRLPEQLRENPDEILNLPIKSVTGGVMPLSSICHYQIYKRPRSIFRENGVRYRAVMVSFTKNDIEGYVEEIRKKVEKQIHPPKGYYVEYAGQYQNLIKARQRLFVIVPSCLLLIFFLSYIALKNFKQSLLVISSVPFAATGGILSLFFLHIPFSISAAIGMIALSGISVLASLILVTFINQLRQEGYELKEAIERSCDLRFRPILTTAAVASLGFIPMALSKGAGAEVQKPLAIVVIGGIGSSTFLTLLLLPLLYFYLEYRKEKKQIHPILKEQEFLEKK; this is encoded by the coding sequence ATGACAAGAAAGATCATATTTTTGTCCATCGAAAAGAAAGAAATTGTCCTTGGCTTAGCCATTGTTCTATTTATCGTCGGACTATGGTCTTTTTTCCATCTGCCTATTGATGCTGTTCCAGATTTATCGAATGTTCAAGTCCAAATTAATACCTATGTTCCCGCATTTGCCCCTGAAGAAGTAGAAAAACTAATCACATTCCCAATAGAAATCGAAATGGGAGGAATCCCAGGACTAGAAACGATCCGTTCTTTAAGCAAATTCGGTCTTTCTCAAGTGACATTAATCTTCAGAGACGGCACTGATATTTATCGTAGCAGGCAACTTGTAGGCGAAAGGCTACTGGTGGCCAGCTCGAAGATTCCACCTAATATTACCCCAACCATGGCACCCATAGCCACAGGATTGGGCGAAATTTTCAATTATATTATCCGCTATAAAGAGGGTGCAGATAAGCCTTCTTCAGAACTGCTTCAATTGATAGAACTACGACTGCTCCAGGAATACACAATTAGGCCAATGCTTAGAAGAGTAGCAGGCGTAGCCGATGTAAATACGAGCGGAGGCTATCAAAAGCTGATACTCGTAGAACCTGATCCTAGTCGGCTGACTAATGTGGGACTTACGATTGGTGAATTTGGGCATATTGTTGGCCAAAATACGGAGATTGCCGGTGGAGGAGTCATCGATAAAGCTGGCGAACAGCTTACAGTAAGGTCTTTGGGCAGGGTGAATACTCTGGATGAAATTGCGATAATCCCGATTAAATACGCCGGAGGATCACGGCCAGTATTAGTGAGGGATGTAGCTAAGGTAGAAGTGGGAGGCAACATACGAGTAGGAGCTGCAACTTACAATGGTGCCGAAGCTGTTCTCGGAACGGTGATGATGCTTATTAAAGAAAATAGTCGGACTGTTTCTGAGAGAGTCAGCAAGCAGTTGGAACTTATCCAGCAAAGGATTCCCCCTTCCTTCGAAATCATTCCGGTTTATAACAGGGCAGATGTAGTTAATGCAACAATCCGAACAGTAACTCACAACTTGATGGAGGGAGCCCTACTAGTCACTGCCATCATCTTTGTTTTACTGGGTAACTGGAGAAGTTCATTACTTATTGCCTCGGTCATTCCTATGTCCTTCCTTTTCGCCATTACTATTATGTGTTGGTTGGGGCTTTCTGGAAACCTTATGAGCTTAGGGGCCATTGATTTTGGATTGATCGTTGATGGTGCCGTCGTCGTTACAGAAAATGTTCTTCGAAGGCTCTCTGTAAAAGAGGCTTTACTTGCTCGACCTATTAGTCCAGAAGAAAAAAGAAAAGAAATATTCGATGCTACTTTGCAGGTAATCGGTTCTGTCTTCTTTGGGATTCTAATTATTACAGTCGTCTATCTACCTATTCTCACCCTCTCTGGAATCGAAGGGAAGACCTTTAGACCCATGGCGATAACTGTCATTTTCATTCTTTCTGGCTCTCTCCTGCTGAGTTTAACCTATGTCCCAACCGTAGCCGTACTTGGTTTAAAAGCTCAAAAGGAAATGAAAGAAACTTTTGTGGTCTCTGTGCTTAAAAAAGCCTATCTTTTGGTTTTGCATTGGACACTAGCTTCTGGCAAATGGATAGTTCTTCCTGCTGCTCTGCTCTTAATAGCTGCTGCCTTTTTGGCCTTCGGTCGGCTAGGAACTGAATTCATCCCAAGACTGGACGAAGGATCTATTGCCGCCATGATCTATAGAGCCTGGTCCAGTGATCTGCCTTCCTCGGTAGCCATGGAAAAAAAGACTGAAAAGATGCTTTTAGAAAAATTCCCTGAAATCAAATGCATCTTTTCTAGAGTAGGCACTTCAGAAATTGCTACCGATCCTATGCCTCCAAACGAAAATGACATCTACTTGATGTTAAAACCCAAAGATATGTGGAGAAAGAAAAACGGAAAACCGATTTCCAAAGAAGAGCTTATTGAGTTGATAAATAAAGAAATTTCCTACCGCGTCCCTGGACAAAAAATCCTTTTTTCCCAACCGATTGAAACACGATTCAATGAAATGCTCGAAGGCGTCCGAACGGATCTTTCAATCAAATGGTTTGGAGAAGATTACGATATTTTGACTAATTTAGCCAAGCAAACTGAAGCAATTGTCAAATCTATCCCTGGAACTCTTGAAACCCAAATTCAAGCCGAAGGAGATGCTCCTTCTCTAGAATTCATTCCTGATCGAGAGTTGATGGCCAAATATAATATCGAGGCCAGCGAAATGAATTCGGCAATATATTCGGCGATGGCTGGAAATCCTGTAGGTCTCATGATCGACGGAGAAAAGCGATTTCCTATTACTATCCGACTTCCAGAACAGCTTAGAGAAAATCCAGATGAAATCCTTAATCTGCCAATTAAATCGGTGACTGGCGGTGTCATGCCACTTTCCTCTATCTGCCACTACCAAATTTATAAAAGGCCACGATCGATTTTCAGAGAAAACGGTGTTCGATATCGTGCTGTCATGGTCAGTTTCACAAAGAATGATATCGAAGGGTATGTTGAGGAAATCAGAAAAAAAGTTGAAAAACAGATTCATCCCCCTAAGGGATATTACGTCGAGTATGCTGGTCAGTATCAAAATTTAATAAAAGCAAGGCAGAGACTCTTTGTTATTGTACCCTCTTGCCTGTTGCTTATCTTCTTTTTATCGTATATCGCCCTGAAAAATTTCAAACAGAGTCTTCTTGTCATTTCTAGTGTCCCTTTTGCAGCCACCGGTGGCATACTATCTCTTTTCTTTTTGCATATTCCTTTTAGTATTTCTGCAGCCATTGGTATGATCGCTCTTTCAGGTATATCTGTTTTGGCCTCTTTGATCCTCGTCACCTTTATCAACCAGCTACGACAGGAAGGATATGAACTAAAAGAAGCGATTGAAAGAAGCTGTGACTTAAGATTTCGACCGATCCTTACCACTGCAGCAGTTGCAAGCCTTGGTTTCATCCCAATGGCACTTTCTAAGGGAGCTGGAGCTGAAGTTCAAAAACCTCTTGCCATTGTTGTCATTGGAGGGATTGGTTCCTCGACCTTCCTAACTCTTTTACTGCTACCTCTTTTGTATTTTTATCTGGAATATCGAAAAGAAAAAAAACAAATTCATCCGATACTTAAAGAGCAAGAATTCCTTGAAAAAAAATAA
- a CDS encoding efflux RND transporter periplasmic adaptor subunit, with protein MTYKPLLVENGQNNIKKINTTDCNALLLFIVPLPNKVSRIYLFFYFLFCSHGLVDFLFYPSLYGQVTENSTGTSAPEIVFEESLPRLDPSSPPQFIPGKGLFLGEITEKEMGIQIEAAVEKEIAPLYFGESQVYRASWEKTSEQSGQKEGFAYSTSFIDAKDSEKLNVGQRVLVKSKQGNSEATYEGKIFFIDKELIPVIGKAELILQIADPKQSLQAGDWINFETSLGLVATWVTVPESAVLYTASGCFSYLFLGHGRYLRKPVEVAFVSQGIAAIKKGIEKGQKVVTHGAKQLWLLELSLSQSGGPSTY; from the coding sequence ATGACCTACAAACCCTTACTGGTGGAGAATGGTCAAAATAACATTAAAAAGATAAATACTACTGACTGCAATGCACTTCTGTTATTTATTGTGCCCCTTCCTAATAAAGTTTCCAGGATTTACCTCTTTTTTTATTTTCTCTTTTGTTCTCATGGCTTGGTTGACTTTCTTTTTTATCCTTCCCTTTATGGACAAGTTACGGAGAACTCCACTGGAACTTCAGCTCCAGAAATTGTTTTTGAAGAATCGCTGCCCCGACTGGACCCCTCCTCTCCACCGCAATTCATTCCTGGTAAAGGACTTTTCCTTGGTGAAATCACAGAAAAAGAAATGGGAATTCAAATAGAGGCAGCGGTCGAAAAAGAAATTGCTCCCCTCTACTTTGGAGAAAGTCAAGTTTACAGAGCCTCATGGGAAAAAACTTCCGAGCAGAGTGGTCAGAAAGAAGGTTTTGCCTATTCTACTTCTTTTATTGATGCTAAAGATTCTGAAAAACTTAACGTTGGCCAACGCGTGCTTGTTAAGTCCAAACAGGGAAACTCAGAGGCTACCTATGAGGGAAAGATTTTTTTTATAGACAAAGAGCTCATTCCAGTCATTGGGAAAGCTGAACTTATTTTACAGATCGCTGATCCTAAACAGAGTCTTCAAGCGGGCGATTGGATAAACTTCGAAACTTCCTTGGGGCTGGTTGCAACTTGGGTAACTGTTCCTGAATCCGCAGTTTTATACACCGCCAGTGGCTGCTTTTCCTATCTTTTTTTAGGTCATGGCAGGTATCTACGCAAACCGGTTGAAGTCGCCTTTGTCAGTCAAGGAATAGCCGCCATAAAAAAAGGGATCGAAAAAGGACAAAAGGTCGTGACACACGGGGCCAAACAGCTCTGGTTACTTGAACTGTCTCTGTCTCAATCCGGAGGACCTTCCACCTACTAA
- the gpmA gene encoding 2,3-diphosphoglycerate-dependent phosphoglycerate mutase — translation MMKVVFLRHGESLWNKENRFTGWTDIDLSAHGIEEAENAARLLKEEHFVFDIAYTSLLKRAIRTLWIVLDKMDLMWIPVEKSWRLNERHYGALQGLNKSEMAKKYGEEQVLLWRRSYDIRPPALDSNDPRHPKFDPRYRSLPPESIPSAESLKDTLERTVPYWTGKILPEVLSGKKVLIAAHGNSIRALIKYIESISDKEIVGLNIPTGFPLVYELDEKGRKIASYYLGDIQEIKKAERMVASQGKASS, via the coding sequence ATGATGAAAGTCGTCTTTCTTCGTCATGGTGAAAGTCTATGGAATAAAGAGAATAGGTTTACGGGCTGGACAGACATTGATTTATCTGCCCATGGAATAGAAGAAGCAGAAAACGCCGCTAGGTTGCTCAAAGAAGAACATTTTGTCTTTGATATTGCCTATACATCCCTTTTAAAACGAGCAATCCGAACGCTTTGGATTGTCCTGGATAAAATGGACTTGATGTGGATTCCTGTGGAGAAAAGTTGGCGGCTTAATGAAAGGCATTATGGAGCACTTCAAGGACTCAATAAATCTGAAATGGCAAAAAAATATGGTGAAGAGCAAGTGCTCTTATGGCGCAGAAGTTATGACATTAGGCCACCGGCATTAGATTCGAACGATCCAAGACATCCTAAGTTTGATCCTCGCTATAGATCCCTGCCTCCTGAAAGCATCCCCTCAGCTGAAAGTCTAAAAGACACATTGGAGAGAACTGTGCCTTACTGGACAGGGAAGATTCTTCCCGAAGTTCTCTCCGGAAAAAAGGTGTTGATTGCCGCCCATGGGAACAGTATTCGTGCCTTAATAAAGTATATCGAGAGCATCAGTGACAAAGAGATCGTTGGATTGAATATCCCAACTGGTTTTCCCTTGGTTTATGAACTCGATGAGAAGGGGAGAAAAATTGCTTCTTATTATCTTGGAGATATTCAGGAGATCAAGAAAGCCGAACGAATGGTCGCCAGCCAAGGCAAAGCAAGCAGCTAA
- a CDS encoding L,D-transpeptidase family protein translates to MAEREKNYQWIRSQTEVQISEIIVSLSEQKIYAYGTNGKLVGTSIISSGKENFSTPAGEYQIIEKEKIHYSNLYGYIVDRYGNILKPGSSKERISKKWHFRGAPMPYFLRLTKSGIGIHGGPTTGRPISHGCIRLPMDFAAKLFTNTPLHTRVLVFD, encoded by the coding sequence ATGGCTGAAAGAGAGAAAAATTATCAATGGATTAGAAGCCAAACGGAGGTTCAGATTTCAGAAATAATTGTTAGCTTATCGGAACAAAAAATCTATGCCTATGGTACCAATGGGAAACTCGTTGGCACATCGATTATTTCTTCAGGAAAAGAAAATTTTTCTACCCCAGCTGGAGAATACCAGATTATAGAAAAAGAAAAAATTCATTATTCAAACCTTTATGGCTATATTGTCGACCGTTACGGGAACATCCTAAAGCCAGGCAGTTCTAAAGAAAGAATTTCAAAAAAATGGCATTTTCGAGGAGCCCCAATGCCCTACTTCCTCCGCTTGACAAAGAGTGGCATCGGCATCCACGGTGGACCCACCACAGGCAGACCTATTTCTCATGGATGCATCCGATTACCTATGGATTTTGCTGCAAAACTTTTTACAAACACCCCTCTTCACACCAGAGTGCTTGTTTTCGATTAA
- a CDS encoding hydantoinase B/oxoprolinase family protein yields the protein MDPIELEIFKSLFIYVAEEMGVTLRRTAFSPNIKERRDYSCAIYNEEGLLVAQGDHMPVHLGSMPMAVRRVVRSIPMKKGDVVILNDPFEGGTHLPDITMITAVFLDNADGTPFFYVASRAHHSDIGGIAPGSMALTREIYQEGLRIPAVKLVEEGKWNEPLLNLILSNVRTPSEREGDLTAQLSANRVGEKRLLEMVRKYGKEKIAEAMSALIDYTANMVQKRLEQIPDGTYKALDFLDDDGISPDPIPIQVAIQKKGKSVLIDFNGSSHQVEGNLNAVFSITHSAVAYVLRALLPEEVPANAGILSSVQLIAPSGTVVNAIYPASVAGGNVETSQRIVDVLLKALHQAIPELIPAASSGTMNNLSFGGLHYESAESFTYYETIGGGMGGGPLGDGDSAVQTHMTNSLNTPIEAMEYNLPIRVKRYAIRAGSGGKGEKKGGDGIIREIEFLQPMTVSILSDRRKFAPYGLLGGEDGKPGENILISQGQEIRLPSKKVFSVQKGDCLRIETPGGGGWGMKK from the coding sequence ATGGATCCGATTGAATTAGAGATATTTAAGTCTCTTTTTATTTATGTTGCCGAAGAAATGGGCGTAACCCTGCGAAGGACTGCCTTTTCTCCAAACATTAAAGAAAGGCGGGACTATTCCTGCGCTATCTATAATGAAGAAGGCTTACTTGTGGCTCAAGGCGACCATATGCCTGTGCATTTAGGTTCTATGCCGATGGCGGTTCGTAGGGTTGTTCGTTCGATTCCCATGAAAAAGGGGGACGTGGTAATTCTCAACGATCCTTTCGAGGGGGGAACGCATCTTCCGGACATTACCATGATAACGGCCGTTTTTCTTGACAATGCTGATGGGACTCCCTTTTTTTATGTGGCTTCTCGAGCCCATCATTCAGATATTGGCGGCATAGCTCCAGGCTCGATGGCCTTAACTCGAGAAATATACCAGGAGGGGTTGCGTATTCCTGCCGTAAAACTAGTTGAAGAGGGAAAATGGAACGAGCCACTATTAAATCTTATCCTTTCGAATGTTCGCACTCCTTCCGAACGCGAAGGCGATTTGACAGCCCAATTATCAGCAAATCGAGTGGGTGAAAAAAGGCTCTTGGAGATGGTCCGCAAATATGGGAAAGAAAAGATAGCCGAGGCTATGAGCGCTTTAATTGATTACACAGCAAATATGGTGCAAAAGAGGCTAGAGCAAATACCTGATGGAACCTACAAAGCTTTGGATTTCTTAGATGATGATGGGATTTCTCCAGATCCAATTCCTATACAAGTGGCAATTCAAAAGAAAGGCAAGAGTGTTTTAATTGATTTCAACGGCTCATCTCATCAGGTCGAAGGGAACCTCAACGCCGTCTTTTCCATTACTCATTCGGCTGTTGCTTATGTCTTGCGCGCCCTTTTGCCTGAAGAAGTACCTGCTAATGCGGGAATATTATCTTCCGTGCAGCTGATTGCTCCTTCGGGAACTGTAGTGAACGCCATCTATCCGGCTTCTGTGGCTGGAGGCAATGTTGAAACCTCACAAAGGATCGTCGATGTGCTTCTAAAAGCTTTGCATCAAGCTATCCCGGAGTTGATTCCAGCGGCTAGCAGTGGAACAATGAATAATCTTAGTTTTGGAGGCCTCCATTATGAGAGTGCAGAGTCTTTTACCTATTATGAAACCATTGGCGGTGGGATGGGAGGTGGACCTTTAGGTGATGGGGACAGTGCAGTCCAGACGCATATGACTAACTCTTTAAATACTCCCATTGAAGCGATGGAATATAATTTGCCTATCCGAGTGAAAAGATATGCCATTAGAGCGGGGTCAGGTGGCAAGGGAGAAAAAAAAGGAGGGGATGGGATCATTCGGGAAATAGAATTTCTGCAACCAATGACTGTTTCGATTCTTTCGGATAGAAGAAAATTTGCTCCGTATGGTCTTTTGGGTGGGGAAGATGGTAAACCTGGAGAAAATATTTTAATCAGTCAGGGTCAGGAAATTCGGTTGCCCTCAAAAAAAGTGTTTAGCGTCCAAAAAGGAGATTGTTTAAGAATTGAAACACCAGGTGGTGGTGGCTGGGGAATGAAGAAATAG